A portion of the Ralstonia nicotianae genome contains these proteins:
- a CDS encoding GntR family transcriptional regulator, giving the protein MNTKASEPLAPLIASRLVQVLKDRKIEVGSHLPERIFCEALEVSRTPVRRAFELLAKQGILTNEPGRGYFLVQAPAELVDDEGEPSSNVDELYQQLAEDLLAGTVGSEFSERALLMRYGAGRGLLKQVLARMFREGLLERKTGRGWRVTPFLSNADAHNASYRFRMAIEPAAILEPTFRLDKPALAKARAKQEAMLAGEIFTLTRAELFEIGSQFHETIIRCSRNPNFIDALVRQNQQRRLIEYKANTDRQRLIQQCEEHLKLLDLLEHGQREEAAAFLRQHLNVARKIKTHIEDEDPSLLLPELEIETHF; this is encoded by the coding sequence ATGAACACCAAAGCTAGCGAGCCCCTCGCCCCTCTGATCGCGAGCCGCCTCGTCCAAGTGCTGAAGGACCGCAAGATTGAAGTCGGCTCGCATCTGCCGGAGCGCATCTTTTGCGAAGCGCTTGAGGTGTCCCGCACGCCGGTTCGCCGTGCATTCGAACTGCTGGCCAAGCAGGGCATTCTGACCAATGAGCCCGGCCGCGGTTACTTTCTCGTACAGGCCCCCGCTGAGCTTGTGGACGACGAGGGGGAACCGTCGTCGAACGTCGACGAGCTGTATCAGCAACTTGCCGAAGATCTTCTGGCCGGCACGGTGGGCTCGGAGTTCAGCGAGCGCGCGCTACTGATGCGCTATGGGGCTGGCCGTGGCTTGCTGAAGCAGGTGCTGGCTCGTATGTTCCGGGAAGGTTTGCTGGAGAGGAAAACCGGCCGGGGTTGGCGCGTCACGCCCTTTCTCTCGAACGCAGACGCCCACAATGCCAGCTACCGTTTCCGGATGGCGATCGAGCCAGCGGCGATCCTGGAGCCGACGTTCCGCCTCGACAAGCCGGCGTTGGCCAAAGCGCGCGCCAAGCAAGAAGCCATGCTCGCGGGCGAGATCTTTACCCTGACCCGCGCGGAGCTGTTTGAGATCGGATCGCAGTTCCATGAAACGATCATTCGCTGCTCGCGCAATCCCAACTTCATTGACGCACTGGTCCGACAGAACCAGCAACGCCGCCTGATTGAGTACAAGGCAAACACGGACCGTCAGCGCCTCATCCAACAGTGCGAAGAACACCTGAAGCTTCTTGATCTGCTCGAGCACGGACAACGAGAAGAAGCGGCCGCCTTTCTGCGTCAACATCTGAACGTCGCTCGAAAGATCAAGACCCACATCGAAGACGAAGACCCGTCACTGCTGCTACCCGAGCTGGAAATCGAAACCCATTTCTAA
- a CDS encoding isocitrate/isopropylmalate dehydrogenase family protein, whose protein sequence is MRILVLPCDGIGPEIVGAAMEVLRSADSVFKLDLAFDYDDVGFTSLEKYGTTLRDEVLAKAKTYDGVILGTQSHADYPAPDKGGRNVSAGFRIGLDLYANVRPARTRPFLTSNMREGRTMDLVIMREATEGFYPDRNMTKGWAELMPSPDMAISLRKITRHCSERIARRAFELAMKRKKKVTAIHKANSFHMTDGLFLECVRDVARDFPEVRLDDLLVDASTAHLVRAPERFDVLVATNFYGDIISDLASELSGSLGLAGSMMASDTHCCAQAQHGSAPDIAGQDKANPVSMILSVAMLIQWMGEHHQNPAYLAAAQAMEAAVDAVLENPATRTPDLGGNCGCKAFGQLVAKAIQAA, encoded by the coding sequence ATGAGAATCCTTGTTCTGCCGTGTGACGGCATTGGCCCGGAGATCGTAGGAGCCGCCATGGAGGTGCTGAGGTCGGCCGACAGCGTGTTCAAGCTGGACCTGGCGTTCGACTATGACGACGTCGGCTTCACCAGCCTGGAGAAGTACGGCACCACGCTGCGCGACGAGGTGCTGGCGAAGGCCAAGACCTACGACGGCGTCATTCTCGGCACGCAGTCGCACGCAGACTATCCCGCCCCGGACAAGGGCGGGCGCAACGTGTCCGCCGGCTTCCGCATCGGCCTGGACCTGTACGCGAACGTGCGTCCCGCACGCACCCGCCCGTTCCTGACCTCGAACATGCGCGAAGGCCGGACCATGGACCTGGTGATCATGCGCGAGGCCACGGAAGGCTTCTACCCCGATCGCAACATGACCAAAGGCTGGGCGGAACTGATGCCCAGCCCCGATATGGCCATCTCGCTGCGCAAGATCACCCGCCATTGCAGCGAGCGCATCGCCCGTCGCGCGTTCGAGCTGGCGATGAAGCGCAAGAAGAAGGTGACCGCCATCCACAAGGCGAACAGCTTCCACATGACCGATGGCCTGTTCCTCGAGTGTGTGCGCGACGTCGCCCGGGACTTCCCGGAAGTACGCCTTGACGATCTGCTCGTCGATGCGTCGACCGCCCACCTGGTTCGCGCGCCCGAGCGTTTCGACGTGCTGGTCGCCACCAACTTCTATGGCGACATCATCAGCGATCTGGCCAGCGAACTGTCGGGCAGCCTGGGCCTTGCCGGCTCGATGATGGCCAGCGACACCCACTGCTGCGCTCAGGCCCAGCACGGCTCGGCACCCGACATCGCCGGTCAGGACAAGGCCAACCCGGTGTCGATGATCCTCTCGGTCGCCATGCTGATCCAGTGGATGGGCGAGCACCACCAGAACCCGGCCTACCTTGCGGCTGCCCAGGCCATGGAGGCTGCCGTGGACGCGGTTCTGGAGAACCCGGCCACGCGTACCCCGGATCTGGGCGGCAACTGCGGCTGCAAGGCCTTCGGCCAACTCGTGGCGAAGGCAATCCAAGCCGCGTAA